A genomic window from Tenebrio molitor chromosome X, icTenMoli1.1, whole genome shotgun sequence includes:
- the LOC138139794 gene encoding protein FAM8A1 isoform X1, whose translation MSNGENTNFNSKNTNLYQSREEYLEKLKQWLDEARLWHGFCAGFPYYVSLQNQAESSAWNPIYSTRPLGNNNLRNQNNVPVFQPGTYEFVIPPLWKRIVAEFLDFLILLLIKMVVTFIIIESFYVVSIENYRFESFRKNLQDPKIAMQMSVEILTLELLHRFIVCCYEVYWLKGGTCATPGKKYMGLMVIQVENVTPVPGRADEVVRVNPCLPLGTQKAIIRAILKNVFLGVMLPMCFTLYVFRFNRTGYDAMSNSLVVEYNPQVQFQPVQ comes from the exons ATGTCAAATGGAGAGAATACCAATTTTAACTCTAAAAACACTAATCTCTACCAAAGCCGTGAAGAATACTTggagaaattaaaacaatggTTGGACGAGGCGAGGTTATGGCACGGCTTCTGTGCAGGATTTCCGTACTATGTTAGTTTGCAAAACCAAGCAGAGAGTAGTGCATGGAACCCGATATATTCGACCCGTCCTCTCGgtaacaataatttaagaaATCAAAACAATGTGCCAG TATTTCAACCCGGTACTTATGAATTTGTGATACCGCCTTTGTGGAAACGAATTGTTGCCGAATTCTTGGACTTTCTTATCCTACTTTTGATAAAAATGGTTGTCACTTTTATAATAATAGAGAGTTTTTACGTAGT aagcATAGAAAATTATAGATTTGAGTCTTTCAGAAAGAACTTACAGGACCCAAAGATTGCCATGCAGATGTCTGTTGAAATTCTCACTCTGGAACTCTTGCATCGTTTTATAGTCTGCTGCTATGAG GTGTATTGGTTGAAAGGGGGGACGTGTGCCACTCCCGGGAAGAAGTATATGGGGTTGATGGTCATACAAGTGGAAAACGTTACTCCGGTACCTGGAAGAGCCGACGAGGTTGTAAGAGTCAATCCTTGTTTACCATTGGGGACCCAAAAAGCTATTATCAGGGCCatattgaaaaatgtattcctCGGTGTCATGTTACCGATGTGTTTCACCCTCTACGTATTCAGATTTAATCGCACTGGTTACGACGCAATGAGTAATAGTTTGGTGGTGGAGTATAATCCACAGGTTCAGTTCCAACCTGTTCAGTAA
- the LOC138140017 gene encoding small ribosomal subunit protein eS6-like: MKLNVSYPATGCQKLFEVVDEHKIRIFYEKRMGQEVEADPLGDEWKGYVLRISGGNDKQGFPMKQGVLTNSRVRLLLSKGHSCYRPRRDGERKRKSVRGCIVDGNLSVLALVIVRKGEQNIPGLTDTTVPRRLGPKRASNIRKLFNLSKEDDVRQYVVKRPLPQKEGKKQRFKAPKIQRLITPVVLQRKRHRLALKKKRCLRRKEQSDNYAKLLAQRKKESKAKKEELKRRRSASLRDSKSSSHSAPK; this comes from the exons ATGAAG CTGAACGTTAGTTATCCTGCCACGGGAtgtcagaaattattcgaagTCGTGGACGAACATAAGATCCGTATTTTCTATGAAAAACGGATGGGACAAGAGGTGGAAGCGGATCCTTTGGGAGACGAATGGAAAGGTTATGTCCTGAGGATTTCCGGCGGGAACGATAAACAAGGATTTCCCATGAAACAGGGTGTCCTTACCAATA GTAGGGTCCGTCTTCTCTTATCTAAGGGACATTCATGCTACAGACCTCGCCGTGATGGTGAGAGGAAACGAAAATCCGTAAGGGGCTGCATTGTGGATGGGAATTTGAGTGTCTTGGCCCTAGTTATTGTGCGCAAAGGTGAACAG aatatCCCCGGATTGACTGACACTACAGTTCCTCGGCGATTGGGGCCCAAGCGAGCATCTAACATCAGGAAACTGTTCAATTTGAGCAAAGAAGATGATGTCCGTCAGTACGTGGTAAAGCGCCCTCTACCACAAAAGGAAGGAAAGAAACAGCGTTTCAAGGCCCCGAAAATTCAACGTTTGATAACACCAGTTGTATTACAG CGCAAACGTCACAGGTTGGCGCTCAAGAAGAAGCGCTGTCTCAGACGTAAGGAACAATCTGACAATTACGCTAAGTTGTTGGCACAGCGTAAGAAGGAATCAAAAGCGAAGAAAGAAGAACTTAAGAGACGCAGGTCCGCTAGTCTTCGCGATAGCAAATCGAGCAGTCACAGTGCTCCAAAATGA
- the LOC138139794 gene encoding protein FAM8A1 isoform X2 — protein sequence MSNGENTNFNSKNTNLYQSREEYLEKLKQWLDEARLWHGFCAGFPYYVSLQNQAESSAWNPIYSTRPLGNNNLRNQNNVPVFQPGTYEFVIPPLWKRIVAEFLDFLILLLIKMVVTFIIIESFYVVIENYRFESFRKNLQDPKIAMQMSVEILTLELLHRFIVCCYEVYWLKGGTCATPGKKYMGLMVIQVENVTPVPGRADEVVRVNPCLPLGTQKAIIRAILKNVFLGVMLPMCFTLYVFRFNRTGYDAMSNSLVVEYNPQVQFQPVQ from the exons ATGTCAAATGGAGAGAATACCAATTTTAACTCTAAAAACACTAATCTCTACCAAAGCCGTGAAGAATACTTggagaaattaaaacaatggTTGGACGAGGCGAGGTTATGGCACGGCTTCTGTGCAGGATTTCCGTACTATGTTAGTTTGCAAAACCAAGCAGAGAGTAGTGCATGGAACCCGATATATTCGACCCGTCCTCTCGgtaacaataatttaagaaATCAAAACAATGTGCCAG TATTTCAACCCGGTACTTATGAATTTGTGATACCGCCTTTGTGGAAACGAATTGTTGCCGAATTCTTGGACTTTCTTATCCTACTTTTGATAAAAATGGTTGTCACTTTTATAATAATAGAGAGTTTTTACGTAGT cATAGAAAATTATAGATTTGAGTCTTTCAGAAAGAACTTACAGGACCCAAAGATTGCCATGCAGATGTCTGTTGAAATTCTCACTCTGGAACTCTTGCATCGTTTTATAGTCTGCTGCTATGAG GTGTATTGGTTGAAAGGGGGGACGTGTGCCACTCCCGGGAAGAAGTATATGGGGTTGATGGTCATACAAGTGGAAAACGTTACTCCGGTACCTGGAAGAGCCGACGAGGTTGTAAGAGTCAATCCTTGTTTACCATTGGGGACCCAAAAAGCTATTATCAGGGCCatattgaaaaatgtattcctCGGTGTCATGTTACCGATGTGTTTCACCCTCTACGTATTCAGATTTAATCGCACTGGTTACGACGCAATGAGTAATAGTTTGGTGGTGGAGTATAATCCACAGGTTCAGTTCCAACCTGTTCAGTAA